In Microvirga lotononidis, a single genomic region encodes these proteins:
- a CDS encoding ISAzo13-like element transposase-related protein, translated as MTTNSGYVCIGDCFDTPRFAVEAISDWWESEGQKRFPEAGRLLVLADAGGSNSCRSRVWKAQLQEQLCDACGLEVTVCHYPTGCSKWNPIEHRLFSFISLNWAGVPLRTFATMVRYIAGTVTAAGLRVNARLKRGGNETGERVSDEVMRRLHLRPHAVYTLSPRT; from the coding sequence ATCACAACCAACAGCGGCTATGTGTGCATCGGCGATTGCTTTGACACCCCGCGCTTTGCCGTTGAGGCGATCAGTGACTGGTGGGAGAGCGAAGGACAGAAGCGCTTTCCAGAAGCCGGGCGTCTCCTCGTCCTGGCCGATGCGGGCGGCTCGAACAGTTGCCGCTCCCGAGTTTGGAAAGCCCAGTTGCAAGAACAGCTCTGCGATGCCTGCGGGCTCGAGGTCACGGTGTGTCACTATCCCACCGGCTGCTCGAAGTGGAACCCAATTGAGCACCGGCTCTTCAGCTTCATCAGCTTGAACTGGGCTGGCGTGCCGCTGCGGACCTTTGCGACGATGGTCCGCTACATTGCCGGAACCGTCACGGCAGCCGGGCTGCGGGTGAATGCTCGCCTCAAGCGTGGTGGCAATGAGACCGGGGAGCGGGTCTCCGACGAGGTCATGCGTCGCCTCCACCTGAGGCCGCATGCCGTCTACACGCTCTCGCCGCGAACTTGA
- a CDS encoding IS110 family RNA-guided transposase, producing MRKTDPAEIIIGIDTHKEAHAAVAINGLGARLGAMTLPVTSRGYHEMESWAQSLGPVRAFGIEGTGSYGAGLARFLQERGHNVIEVNRPNRQIRHQHGKNDPLDAENAARAVLSGQARAAPKSGTSSVEMIRHLKVARDTAVKSRTQAMVTLKTIIVNAPAALRESLDGLTGKMTLIRHLAALRPGAMTSPTASAKATLRALARRWLMLDAEIKSHDADLDALTSACAPTLKEAHGMSTGTAAEMLILVGDNPERIRSEAAFAKLCGACPIPASSGKTSRHRLNRGGHRQANAALYRVVIIRMRSHPPTLDYVRRRTAEGKGKMEIIRCLKRFVAREIFGYLCRARRDPTTVPSTS from the coding sequence ATGCGCAAGACTGATCCTGCTGAGATCATCATCGGCATTGACACTCACAAAGAGGCCCACGCCGCCGTCGCCATCAACGGGCTGGGAGCCCGCCTTGGGGCAATGACCCTGCCGGTGACCAGCAGAGGCTATCACGAGATGGAGAGCTGGGCTCAGTCCTTGGGTCCCGTTCGCGCCTTTGGGATCGAGGGGACAGGCTCTTATGGGGCTGGCCTGGCACGCTTCCTGCAGGAGAGAGGCCACAATGTCATCGAGGTCAACCGCCCCAATCGCCAGATCCGGCACCAGCATGGCAAGAATGACCCGCTTGACGCTGAGAACGCGGCCCGCGCCGTTCTCAGCGGCCAGGCAAGGGCGGCTCCGAAGTCGGGCACCAGCTCCGTGGAAATGATCCGCCATCTCAAGGTGGCGCGAGACACCGCCGTCAAGAGCCGCACCCAGGCGATGGTCACCCTCAAGACGATCATCGTCAATGCTCCCGCTGCCTTGCGCGAGAGCCTTGACGGCCTCACCGGCAAAATGACCCTGATCCGCCATTTAGCCGCCTTGAGACCAGGAGCGATGACTTCGCCAACAGCCTCAGCCAAAGCAACATTGCGCGCTCTCGCCCGGCGCTGGCTGATGCTCGATGCTGAGATCAAAAGCCACGATGCCGATCTCGATGCTCTGACCTCCGCCTGCGCGCCGACCCTGAAGGAGGCTCATGGCATGTCGACCGGTACGGCTGCCGAGATGCTGATCCTCGTCGGCGACAATCCCGAGCGCATCCGCTCGGAAGCAGCCTTCGCCAAACTGTGTGGCGCCTGTCCCATTCCGGCCTCGAGCGGCAAGACTTCACGTCACCGTCTCAACCGCGGTGGCCATCGTCAGGCTAACGCGGCTCTATATCGCGTCGTCATTATCAGAATGCGCAGCCATCCACCAACTCTTGACTATGTCCGTCGACGAACGGCAGAGGGTAAAGGTAAGATGGAGATCATTCGTTGTCTCAAGCGCTTTGTCGCGCGGGAGATCTTTGGCTATCTCTGCCGAGCCAGAAGGGATCCCACGACGGTCCCTTCGACCTCTTGA
- a CDS encoding LysR family transcriptional regulator has translation MRFKGLDLNLLVALDALMTERNLTAAARSINLSQPAMSAAVGRLRAYFRDELFTMRGRELVLTPRAAGLAPAVREALLHIQLSIISSDRFNPAQSERRFRIILSDFMTLVFFRKVVERVAREAPAVSFELLPLDDDPDELLRRGDVDFLVLPEVFMSSVHPRVALFDEKLVCVGCRMNKQLPRQLTFERYMSMGHVAVKFGRTRKPSIEEWFLLEHGFKRRLEVVVDSFSMLPPVLSGTNRIATMPLRLVEHFAKTIPLRIVELPLPLPAFTEAVQWPALHNNDPASIWMREILLHEASHMAYPREATGQLRHSYTTSA, from the coding sequence ATGCGTTTCAAGGGCCTTGATCTCAATCTCCTCGTCGCGCTCGATGCTCTGATGACCGAGCGTAACCTCACGGCGGCGGCACGCAGCATCAACCTGAGCCAGCCGGCCATGAGCGCGGCCGTCGGCCGGTTACGCGCCTATTTCCGCGATGAGCTATTCACGATGAGGGGCCGTGAACTTGTCCTAACACCGCGTGCGGCAGGGCTCGCCCCCGCAGTCCGCGAGGCTCTGCTGCACATCCAGCTCTCCATCATTTCCTCGGACCGGTTCAACCCAGCCCAATCGGAGCGCCGCTTCAGGATCATCCTTTCCGATTTCATGACACTCGTATTTTTTAGAAAGGTCGTGGAGCGTGTTGCCCGGGAAGCTCCCGCCGTCAGCTTCGAATTGCTGCCTCTCGACGATGACCCCGATGAGCTTCTCCGGCGCGGTGACGTCGATTTTCTAGTCCTTCCGGAAGTATTCATGTCGAGCGTGCATCCTAGAGTGGCACTGTTTGACGAGAAACTTGTGTGTGTAGGTTGCCGCATGAACAAGCAGCTACCGCGGCAGCTTACATTCGAGAGATACATGTCGATGGGGCACGTTGCGGTCAAGTTCGGACGGACACGGAAGCCCTCCATCGAGGAATGGTTTTTGCTCGAGCACGGATTCAAGAGACGTCTTGAGGTCGTGGTGGACAGCTTTAGCATGCTCCCACCCGTGCTATCAGGCACCAACCGTATAGCAACCATGCCCTTACGGCTGGTTGAGCATTTCGCAAAGACGATACCCCTGCGGATCGTTGAACTGCCGCTGCCACTTCCCGCATTCACCGAAGCCGTCCAATGGCCTGCCCTTCACAATAATGATCCAGCAAGCATCTGGATGCGAGAGATACTATTACACGAGGCATCCCACATGGCTTACCCGCGTGAGGCCACGGGACAGCTCAGGCATTCCTATACCACCTCGGCGTGA
- a CDS encoding helix-turn-helix domain-containing protein: MAALRIRQDYSPCDLRQRAARERDPRAILRLLAIANALEGLTRAEAARLAGMERQALHDAIQRFHAAGTDGLHDRSRSGRPEHLTPGQQPALRAPLLRGPQPERDGVSAWRLVDLCDYVERT; encoded by the coding sequence ATGGCTGCCCTCCGGATCCGCCAGGACTACTCACCGTGCGACTTACGCCAGCGGGCCGCCCGCGAGAGGGATCCCAGGGCGATCTTGCGGCTCTTGGCCATTGCCAATGCGCTGGAGGGCCTGACCCGCGCCGAGGCGGCCCGGCTCGCCGGCATGGAGCGCCAGGCCCTGCACGATGCCATCCAACGCTTCCATGCCGCAGGCACTGACGGCCTGCATGACCGCTCCCGTTCGGGTCGCCCGGAACACCTCACTCCCGGCCAGCAGCCCGCGCTCAGGGCGCCCCTCCTGCGCGGACCCCAGCCGGAGCGCGATGGGGTGAGCGCCTGGCGCCTGGTTGATCTGTGTGACTATGTCGAGCGGACTTAG
- a CDS encoding sigma-54-dependent transcriptional regulator, with the protein MSAEKGPVIFVDDDEDLLRATKQMLELACFFPILFRSAETALATIDKDFEGPVVSDIRMPGMDGLQLFERVKAIDPDIPVVLITGHGDVELAVAAIKGGAYDFIPKPYATERLLETLHRASEKRHLVLENRRLKDAVARSAGDMPLIGEAPAMKRLRRTLRQIADTNVDVLVEGETGTGKEVVAALLHRWSNRHAKPFVALNCGALPESVIESELFGHEAGAFTGAQRRRIGRIEHSNGGTLFLDEIESMPPPLQVKLLRVLEARQITPLGTNETRSIDLRVVAATKVDLGDPATRRDFREDLYFRLNVVTLRIPPLRERPEDIPALFGHFLERASKRFGQPVREMTAAVRDHLMGHKWPGNVRELVHFADRVALGLEPALETSVVSTQECGTAPGLSLAEKVRRYEATVIHEALQEHRGDMQQVIETLRVPRKTFFDKLKRHGINSADYRKNRECSKPS; encoded by the coding sequence ATGAGTGCGGAAAAAGGACCAGTTATTTTTGTGGACGATGACGAGGATCTGCTACGGGCAACCAAGCAGATGCTGGAGCTTGCCTGCTTCTTTCCGATCCTTTTCCGCTCGGCCGAGACGGCGCTCGCCACGATAGATAAGGATTTCGAGGGGCCTGTAGTGAGCGACATTCGCATGCCCGGAATGGACGGGCTCCAGCTCTTCGAGCGGGTGAAGGCGATCGACCCGGATATTCCAGTCGTCCTCATCACTGGGCATGGCGATGTCGAGTTGGCCGTCGCGGCCATCAAGGGCGGCGCCTACGATTTCATCCCGAAGCCATATGCGACGGAGCGACTTCTAGAGACGCTGCATCGTGCTTCGGAGAAACGGCACCTGGTTCTGGAAAACAGGCGTCTAAAGGACGCGGTCGCCCGATCCGCCGGCGATATGCCGCTCATCGGCGAGGCGCCGGCCATGAAGCGGTTGCGCAGAACGCTCCGCCAAATCGCCGATACCAATGTGGACGTCCTCGTGGAAGGTGAAACAGGCACCGGCAAGGAGGTGGTCGCCGCGCTGCTGCACCGGTGGAGCAACCGGCACGCGAAACCCTTTGTCGCGTTGAATTGCGGCGCGCTCCCGGAAAGCGTCATCGAGAGCGAGCTTTTCGGACATGAGGCAGGCGCCTTCACGGGAGCACAGAGGCGCCGGATCGGGCGGATCGAGCATTCAAACGGTGGGACGCTCTTCCTCGATGAAATCGAGTCTATGCCGCCCCCGCTTCAGGTGAAGCTGCTCAGGGTGCTCGAAGCCCGGCAGATCACGCCGCTCGGCACCAATGAAACCCGAAGCATCGACCTTCGTGTCGTCGCCGCGACGAAGGTCGATCTCGGCGATCCAGCGACCCGCAGAGATTTCCGGGAAGACCTCTATTTCCGGCTGAACGTAGTGACGTTACGCATCCCGCCGCTTCGCGAGCGCCCCGAAGACATTCCGGCGCTTTTCGGCCATTTCCTGGAGCGCGCATCGAAACGCTTCGGCCAGCCGGTGCGGGAGATGACCGCGGCCGTGCGCGACCATCTCATGGGCCACAAGTGGCCCGGCAATGTTCGCGAACTCGTTCATTTTGCCGACCGCGTCGCCCTGGGGCTCGAACCGGCATTGGAAACCTCGGTTGTATCGACTCAAGAATGCGGGACCGCACCAGGCCTAAGTCTTGCTGAAAAGGTGCGCCGTTACGAAGCAACTGTAATTCACGAAGCCTTGCAGGAACATCGCGGCGATATGCAACAAGTGATCGAAACACTTAGAGTCCCTCGCAAAACTTTCTTCGATAAATTGAAACGCCACGGGATAAACTCGGCCGATTATCGAAAGAATCGCGAGTGTTCGAAACCTTCTTGA
- a CDS encoding ISAzo13-like element transposase-related protein, with product MLHRQINLLASRLDEQQRRWFIAFEAMRIGWGGTQRLAQITGLSPHTIRRGRRELEAGLVDRPTERVRVAGGGRPTREVQDPELPQTLEELLEGETAGDPMGRHAKAKRSSLHHLSHELAVAGHPASRPTVARLLRQLGYSPKANARRTEAHSTPPERDAQFQHIAEQRAQFAATGEPIISVDSKKKGIGR from the coding sequence ATGCTTCATCGGCAGATCAACCTGCTTGCCAGCCGGCTCGACGAACAGCAGCGCCGGTGGTTTATCGCGTTTGAGGCGATGCGGATCGGCTGGGGCGGCACTCAGCGGCTTGCCCAGATCACGGGCTTGAGCCCCCATACCATCCGGCGCGGCCGTCGCGAACTCGAGGCCGGGCTTGTTGACCGCCCCACCGAGCGCGTGCGGGTCGCCGGTGGTGGCCGTCCCACCCGAGAGGTCCAGGATCCTGAACTCCCACAGACCTTGGAGGAGTTGCTCGAAGGCGAGACAGCGGGTGACCCGATGGGTCGGCACGCCAAAGCCAAGCGGAGTTCTCTGCATCATCTGAGCCATGAGCTTGCCGTCGCAGGACACCCGGCCAGCCGCCCCACGGTGGCGCGCCTGCTGCGCCAATTGGGCTACTCGCCCAAAGCCAATGCACGGCGTACCGAGGCGCACAGCACGCCGCCTGAGCGCGATGCGCAATTCCAGCACATCGCCGAACAGCGCGCGCAGTTTGCAGCCACAGGTGAGCCGATCATCAGCGTGGATTCGAAAAAAAAAGGAATTGGTCGGTGA
- a CDS encoding IS630 family transposase produces the protein MSSGLRASATANGVSPACSSGSTSRVRRHGPRPRRAIRPHRRRSNNQLPSKLQAFAAEHPDARLHLWCQDEARLGQKGRTTRVWDERGVRPPGVVDRRFERLYLLAACRPGTDEAFALALPRVHADAMTVLLEHFSRQLAPGVHAVLVLDQAGWHDERALHVPASITLLSLPSASPELNPVERIWLYLRERDLSHRVLDDDGAVLEAVCRAWTRLLDEAGRLTTLTAYPYLTTSEIP, from the coding sequence ATGTCGAGCGGACTTAGGGCGTCCGCGACAGCCAATGGGGTCTCTCCCGCGTGCTCAAGCGGCTCGACTAGTCGCGTCAGAAGACACGGCCCTCGCCCCCGAAGGGCCATCCGGCCGCACAGGCGGCGTTCAAACAATCAGCTCCCATCAAAGCTTCAGGCCTTCGCGGCGGAGCATCCTGACGCACGTCTTCACCTCTGGTGTCAGGACGAGGCGCGCTTGGGCCAGAAGGGCCGGACCACCCGGGTCTGGGATGAGCGCGGGGTGCGCCCGCCGGGCGTGGTCGACCGGCGCTTCGAGAGGCTGTATCTGTTGGCCGCTTGCCGTCCGGGCACGGACGAGGCCTTCGCGCTGGCGCTACCGCGAGTGCACGCCGACGCGATGACGGTGCTTCTGGAGCACTTCTCGCGCCAGCTTGCGCCGGGCGTGCATGCGGTGCTCGTGCTGGATCAGGCCGGCTGGCACGACGAGCGGGCCTTGCATGTGCCCGCGTCCATCACGCTCCTGTCATTGCCGTCGGCCTCGCCCGAGTTGAACCCGGTGGAGCGGATCTGGCTCTATCTGCGTGAGCGGGATCTCTCGCATCGCGTGCTGGACGACGATGGGGCTGTCCTGGAGGCCGTCTGCCGCGCCTGGACCAGGCTTCTTGATGAGGCGGGTCGGCTCACGACACTTACTGCTTATCCTTATCTGACCACGTCAGAAATTCCGTGA